In Thermus thermamylovorans, the genomic window TGTACACCCGCACCCCGAACCAGAGGAAAAACCCCCCGGCCACCGCCACAGGCAGGTAGAAGACCAGGTCGCGCCGCCTGAGGTTCTTTTTACCGCCCCGCAAGCCCACCTCCCCTAGAGGCCCGCCAAGTACTCCAGGAGGGCCTCCAGCTCCTTCTCCCCAAGGGGCACGGGGGGCATGGTGCCCCGGCCCCTCAGGACGATCTCCCGCACCGCCTCCGGCACCCGCACCACGGGGTTGCCCCTAAGCCTGGGCCCCGACCCCCCCTGCGCCTCGGCCCCGTGGCAGGCGGCGCAATGGGCCTGGTACACGCTCCGGCCGTCCCCTCCCCCCTGGGCCCGGGCCCGGGCCATGGCCTGGAGGGCCGCCACCCGTCCAGGCTCACCCCCCGCTTCCCCGTACCGCTCCCAGGCGGCCACCGCCTCCTCCATCCGCCCCTCCTGGAAGTAGAGGTTGCCCAGAAAGAGCCAACCCTCTGCCGCCTGGGGGTCGGCGTGCTGGGCGATGCTCAGGAAGAGCTCCGCCTCCTCAGGCCTCCCCCCCAGGAAGAGAAGGATGCCCACCCGGCGCACCGCCTCCACGTTCCGGGGGTCCTGCTGCAGGACCTGGAGGTAGGCCTCCGCCGCCTGCTCGAAGACCTGAAGCTCGTAGGCCCGCCTGCCCCAGGCCAGGAGGTCCTCCACGGCCCCCGTGCGCCGGGCCTGGGTCTGGAGGTCCCTGAGCTCCCGGGCCTCGGCCCGCATGGTTACGGTGATCTCCCCTGGCAAGCGGGGTAGGGTGTGCTGCCAGAGAAAAACCCCCAAAAGGACCACCACCCCCAGGGCCAGGGCCACGGGAAAGGGGCGGAAGGAGAGGGGCTTGGGGGGGCGCCAGCCCTCCAGGGCCCTCTCCAGCTCCACCACCCGGGCCAGGGCCAGCTTCTTCTCCTCCCCCTCGGCAAGGCGGGCCTCTTCCTTCAAAACCTCNCTTCTTCTCCTCCCCCTCGGCAAGGCGGGCCTCTTCCTTCAAAACCTCCAGCTCCCTGAGCAGGTCCTCGCGCCTGGGCGGTTCCGGAAAGGGCTCCTTGGGGCCCAGAAGCGGCCTCAGGGCCAGGAAGAGGCCCAGAAGCAAAAGCGACAGGAAAAACAGCGTAGCCATCAGGTTTCCTGCTCCCTTAGGCGGCGCTCCGCCTCCTCCAGCACCTCCGGAGGAAGGGCCTTCTTGGGGCGGAAGTAACCCAAAAGGGCCAGGCCCAAAAGCCCCATCCCCAGGAAGGGAAGAACCCAAACCCAAAGGGTAATCCCCCGCCTCGGTGGCTCGTAGAGCACCCACTCCCCATAGCGCTCCACGAAAAAGGCCAGGATCTCCTCCCGGGTGCGGCCCTCCGCCAGCATCTCCGCGATGATGCGGCGCATCTCCACCGCCACCCCGGCGTTGGACTCCGCCGTGGACTCCCCCTGGCAGACCGGGCAGCGCAGCTCCCGGGCGATGGCGAACACCTCCGGGGAGAGGTCGGGGGGCGGTTCCCCCTGGGCCCACGCCCCCATCCCCAGGGCCAGGAGCAACCAGAGCCAAAACCTCACCGCAGCACCTCCTGCAGGTAGCGCTCCAGGGTAAAACGGTCGATGGCCCCCGCGTGCCGGACCATCACCCGGCCCTCCCCGTCGATGACGAAGGTCTCGGGCACCCCGTACATCCCGTAGTCCACCCCCACCCGGCCCCGGGGGTCGAAGACGCTGGGGAAGGTGAGGCCGAACTGGCCCACAAAGCGCAGGGCATCGGCCTCCCGGTCCTGGACGTTCACCCCCAGGAAGAGGACGCGGTCGCGGTAACGCCGCCAAGCCTCCTCCAGGACCGGGGCCTCCTCGTAGCAGGCGGGGAAGCACCAGCTGGCCCAGAAGTTGAGGAGGATGGGCCTTTGGCCCAGGTGGTCGGCCAGGCGCAGGGTTTCCCCCCACTCCCCCCGGTACGGGGGAAGGAGGGGTAGGGTGAAGTCCGGGGCGGGGCGGCGCTCCTGGGCCAAGACCGAGGGAAGCTCCCGGGGATCCCGCTGCATCCCCCAGAGGAACAGCCCCCCCAGGCCCAGGACCAGAAGCACCCAGAGCCAGCCCCTCAGGCTGTTCCCCACGGGAAGCATCACGCCGGGCTCACCCCCTTGGCCTCCTCCGGCCTCCTCACGGGCCAAAGGATGTACAGGGTTCCCAAGGCCATCAGCCCCCCGGCCACCCACATCCAGAAGACCATGGGGGTGACGATGAGCCGGATGGAAGCCCACTGGCCTTCCTCCCGGTCGAAGTCCATGAGGACGAAATAGAAGTCGTCCACGGGGGTGTAGAGCACCACCGGGGTGGCCAGGGGCCCCTGCATCTGGGGGTAGAAGTTGAGCCTGGGGTAGACGTCCCCGAAGCGGTCCGTGCGCAGGTGGGCCTCCACCGCGAACCGCCGCCCCTCGTCCCGGGCCCTGACCCCTAAGAACTCCATGCGCACGCCGGCCACCTCCCAGGCCTGCCCCCGGTAGAGGGTGCGCTCCTGCTCCAGGCGGTAGGCCTGGCTAAAGGCGATCCCCAGGGCCATGAGGGCCACGCCGAAGTGGACCACCAAGCTCCCCACCCGCCTGCGGTTTTCCAGGAAGCCCCAGGGGGAAAGGCCGGCCTTTAGGCGGGCCAGCACCCCCTCCCGGGCGAGGAGGAAGATGGCGG contains:
- a CDS encoding cytochrome c-type biogenesis protein — encoded protein: MGAWAQGEPPPDLSPEVFAIARELRCPVCQGESTAESNAGVAVEMRRIIAEMLAEGRTREEILAFFVERYGEWVLYEPPRRGITLWVWVLPFLGMGLLGLALLGYFRPKKALPPEVLEEAERRLREQET
- a CDS encoding TlpA family protein disulfide reductase: MRGWLWVLLVLGLGGLFLWGMQRDPRELPSVLAQERRPAPDFTLPLLPPYRGEWGETLRLADHLGQRPILLNFWASWCFPACYEEAPVLEEAWRRYRDRVLFLGVNVQDREADALRFVGQFGLTFPSVFDPRGRVGVDYGMYGVPETFVIDGEGRVMVRHAGAIDRFTLERYLQEVLR